A region of Mesorhizobium sp. AR02 DNA encodes the following proteins:
- the tnpC gene encoding IS66 family transposase produces the protein MNRPGEPTVEELMARIAALRAENRQLTERVVKLEEELALARLHRFAPRSEKHIDRLFNEAEQAADEDAADNEDGDVVVLPDTGLPASEGATGKKRGRKALPENLPRERVEYDLPDAQKACPCCRHQMHRMGETVTEQLHIEVKAKVLQNVRFKYACRHCDRTGISTPVVTAPMPTQPLPGSIATASTLAFALVHKYVDGTPLYRLAQAFERAGVPVSRGALGHWVIGSSEKHLSRIYDALKLRLRSQPLIHGDETTVQVLKEMDREAASTSYMWAYRSGQDSDEPIVLLEYQPGRGQIHPQAFLGDYRGIVMSDGYSAWRTLEGATHLGCMAHSRRRFVDALKARKKGGGPPEQALRFFEQLYRVERQARNEIPDDGETRDHCIRRFRQQHSVPILHALKAWLDDIAPKVLPDSKLGDAVSYTLNQWGYLTRYTEDGSMPIDNNLLERDIRIFATGRKSWLFSDTVDGAKASAIVYSLMLTCRACGVEPLAWLRHVLTELPQRPENVAIDDLLPFNFLKAAAA, from the coding sequence ATGAATCGACCCGGCGAACCGACTGTTGAAGAGTTGATGGCGCGTATTGCTGCGCTTCGGGCGGAGAACCGTCAACTCACCGAACGCGTCGTCAAACTCGAGGAAGAGCTGGCGCTTGCACGACTGCATCGTTTTGCGCCGCGCAGTGAAAAACACATTGACCGCCTCTTCAATGAAGCCGAACAGGCCGCGGATGAGGACGCCGCCGACAACGAAGATGGCGATGTCGTTGTCCTGCCGGACACGGGCTTGCCGGCGAGCGAAGGGGCGACGGGAAAGAAGCGCGGCCGCAAGGCCTTGCCGGAAAACCTGCCGCGCGAGCGTGTCGAGTATGACCTTCCCGACGCCCAGAAGGCTTGTCCTTGCTGCCGTCACCAGATGCATCGCATGGGCGAGACCGTTACCGAGCAACTTCATATCGAGGTGAAGGCGAAGGTCCTGCAGAATGTGCGGTTCAAATATGCTTGCCGTCATTGCGACCGCACCGGGATCAGCACGCCGGTCGTGACCGCGCCGATGCCCACGCAACCTTTGCCGGGCAGCATCGCTACGGCCTCGACGCTGGCCTTCGCGCTCGTTCATAAGTATGTCGACGGCACACCGCTCTACCGCCTGGCGCAGGCATTCGAGCGCGCCGGCGTTCCTGTCAGCCGAGGCGCTCTGGGCCACTGGGTGATCGGCTCGAGCGAAAAGCATCTCTCCCGCATCTATGACGCGCTGAAGCTGCGGCTCAGATCGCAGCCCCTCATCCATGGTGACGAGACCACGGTCCAGGTGCTGAAGGAAATGGACAGAGAGGCCGCCAGCACCTCGTACATGTGGGCATACCGGAGCGGCCAGGACAGTGACGAGCCGATCGTGCTGCTCGAATATCAGCCGGGCCGCGGCCAGATACACCCGCAGGCCTTCCTCGGCGATTACCGCGGCATCGTGATGAGCGACGGCTATTCCGCCTGGCGCACGCTGGAAGGGGCAACGCATCTTGGATGCATGGCCCATTCCAGGCGGCGCTTCGTCGATGCCCTAAAGGCGAGGAAGAAAGGCGGCGGGCCGCCGGAACAGGCACTCCGGTTCTTCGAACAGCTCTACCGAGTTGAAAGGCAGGCGCGGAACGAAATCCCCGATGACGGCGAAACGCGAGATCACTGCATTCGCCGCTTCCGCCAGCAACATAGTGTCCCCATCCTCCATGCTCTCAAGGCATGGCTCGACGACATCGCCCCAAAAGTCTTGCCGGACAGCAAGCTCGGCGACGCCGTCTCCTACACCCTGAACCAATGGGGATATCTGACGCGTTACACCGAGGACGGCAGCATGCCGATCGACAACAATCTTCTGGAGCGCGACATCAGGATTTTTGCAACTGGCAGGAAGAGTTGGTTGTTCAGCGATACTGTCGACGGAGCCAAGGCCAGCGCCATCGTCTACAGCCTGATGTTAACCTGCCGCGCCTGTGGCGTCGAGCCGTTAGCGTGGTTGCGCCACGTCCTCACTGAACTGCCTCAGCGCCCCGAGAACGTGGCTATCGACGATCTCCTGCCCTTCAACTTCCTCAAAGCCGCCGCAGCCTGA
- a CDS encoding class I SAM-dependent methyltransferase, translated as MYSDGYDLGLVDPAADAARAEGFAARIDESAVTLLGCTLRPRSVVEFGAGTGALLEELARRWQLRKALGFEAASQLVASARQRDPARATIRQGYAEEALGEIAGGYDLCLSVNVLEHALSPEAFLSVSRRALSDGGHVLVICPDGDVADTELLFLDHVSSFSQQSLRMVAAAAGLHVTGSVALRGRQKGFRLTLLNSNATAREAPLDLQYLLLAQARSDFLKGWSEIDDGASEWLDDRPYAMFGAGEFRNLLRTYAPRLVKGAQALLTDKPLAATLDDRPWLRASEYASAHPQTIIVAAVNPRSWLAVAGKFRGSGMHIVHPYLFSSRLKERL; from the coding sequence ATGTACAGCGACGGATACGATCTCGGCTTGGTCGATCCGGCTGCCGATGCCGCCCGGGCCGAAGGTTTTGCCGCTCGCATAGACGAATCCGCGGTCACGCTTCTCGGATGCACTCTTCGCCCCCGAAGCGTCGTCGAATTCGGGGCGGGGACCGGTGCCTTGCTCGAAGAGCTTGCGCGGCGATGGCAATTGAGGAAAGCGCTGGGTTTCGAAGCGGCATCTCAACTGGTCGCGTCGGCTCGGCAGCGGGATCCAGCACGGGCGACGATCCGGCAAGGCTATGCCGAAGAAGCCCTCGGTGAGATTGCCGGAGGGTACGACCTCTGCCTCTCGGTAAATGTCCTTGAGCACGCCCTCAGTCCGGAGGCGTTCCTTTCCGTGTCCAGGCGTGCCCTCTCGGATGGAGGCCACGTGTTGGTGATCTGCCCGGACGGCGATGTTGCCGACACGGAGCTGTTGTTCCTCGATCATGTCTCGAGTTTCTCCCAACAGTCACTGCGGATGGTCGCGGCGGCAGCGGGATTGCACGTCACTGGGAGCGTTGCGCTGCGTGGACGGCAAAAGGGTTTTCGACTGACCCTGCTAAATTCCAACGCGACCGCGCGGGAAGCTCCCTTGGATCTCCAATACCTGTTGCTGGCACAGGCGCGCTCGGATTTCCTGAAGGGCTGGTCGGAAATTGATGATGGCGCATCAGAGTGGCTGGACGACAGGCCCTACGCGATGTTTGGAGCCGGGGAATTCCGAAATCTGCTGCGGACCTATGCCCCCCGGCTCGTCAAAGGAGCCCAAGCACTCCTGACGGACAAGCCACTCGCGGCCACTCTCGACGACCGGCCGTGGCTGAGAGCCAGCGAGTATGCTTCCGCGCATCCCCAGACTATCATAGTGGCCGCCGTAAATCCGCGAAGCTGGTTGGCGGTGGCCGGAAAGTTTCGGGGCAGCGGCATGCACATCGTCCATCCCTACCTCTTCTCCAGCCGTCTCAAGGAGCGCCTGTGA
- a CDS encoding phytanoyl-CoA dioxygenase family protein: MNEIDRYGVKETAVVRDEIDVLIEDLRLSGHTTLDAGLTGEQLDALSRDFDTAEVEYAEQAATAGYDLSAIGERDTIRVLPKYAPAFMAIAFNERLAQLLSRMLGGYYILNQVNGLINRANKSKYGQASYHRDLPYQHFVSSQPLAISALFALDDFTTENGATRVIPASHHREGFPSDETVRRRQIQVTVPRGTFIILDCMLYHAGSTNHTDRNRRGVNHVFTIPMLRQQLHLPAVLSEFPGLSADQKKILGFGLDEYRSVDAWFSARAKK; this comes from the coding sequence GTGAACGAGATCGATCGCTACGGGGTCAAGGAAACCGCGGTCGTTCGCGACGAGATCGATGTCCTGATTGAAGATCTCCGGCTCTCCGGCCATACGACGCTCGACGCCGGGCTGACCGGCGAGCAACTGGATGCGCTGTCCCGTGACTTTGACACCGCTGAAGTGGAGTACGCCGAACAAGCCGCGACTGCGGGCTACGACCTTTCGGCGATCGGCGAGCGCGACACTATCCGTGTCCTCCCCAAATACGCTCCGGCGTTCATGGCCATAGCCTTCAATGAGCGGCTGGCGCAGTTGCTCTCAAGGATGCTTGGTGGCTACTACATCCTCAATCAGGTCAACGGGCTGATCAATCGCGCCAACAAGAGCAAATATGGACAGGCGTCCTACCATCGCGATCTTCCCTACCAGCACTTCGTCAGTTCGCAGCCGCTTGCAATAAGTGCCCTGTTTGCGCTTGACGATTTCACAACCGAAAATGGTGCCACCCGGGTCATACCTGCCAGCCATCATCGCGAGGGTTTTCCCTCGGACGAGACGGTGCGGCGGCGTCAGATTCAGGTAACCGTGCCGCGGGGGACATTCATCATTCTGGACTGCATGCTCTATCACGCCGGATCGACCAACCACACCGACCGGAACCGGCGCGGTGTGAACCACGTTTTCACCATCCCGATGCTGCGGCAGCAGCTTCATCTTCCGGCGGTCTTGTCCGAATTTCCGGGATTGAGCGCGGATCAGAAGAAGATTCTCGGGTTTGGTCTGGACGAGTATCGCTCGGTGGACGCGTGGTTCAGCGCGCGAGCTAAGAAGTAA